Proteins encoded in a region of the Populus nigra chromosome 3, ddPopNigr1.1, whole genome shotgun sequence genome:
- the LOC133689872 gene encoding protein DETOXIFICATION 16-like has product MDLEEEKPSIYLPLISPETAVKSGHGFSKVEVVEEVKKQLVLAGPLVTVNFLIFLLQVISVMFVGHLGELALSGASMATSFASVTGISLLKGLASALDTYCGQSYGAKQYHMLGIHLQRAMIVLLLASVPLAVVWANAGAILVFLKQDPEISAEAGRYARYMIPTIFGFAIQECHVRFLQSQNNVIPMMVCAGITTFLHIFTCWILVFKSGLGNKGAALANAISYWANALLLILYVRISPSCKKTWTGLSKEALHGIPNFLKLAIPSAIMVSLEIWSFEMMVLLSGLLPNPKLETSVLSISLNTCALTYMIPLGLSAAISTRVSNELGAGKPQAARLAVCVATFLVGTEGISVASLMIFGRNVWGSSYTTEKIVVNYVGEMLVFVAVSHFFDGIQSVFSGTARGCGWQKIGAVINLGAYYLLGIPCSVILAFVYHFGGKGLWTGIIVALFFQALALFVVTLRTNWEKESKKANDRVYRAVILDNSST; this is encoded by the exons ATGGacctagaagaagaaaaaccaagtATTTACTTACCATTGATCTCCCCAGAAACTGCAGTAAAATCAGGACATGGATTCAGCAAAGTTGAGGTTGTTGAGGAGGTGAAGAAGCAGCTTGTGCTAGCAGGGCCTCTTGTTACtgttaatttcttaatttttcttttacagGTGATTTCGGTCATGTTTGTCGGTCATCTTGGAGAGCTAGCACTTTCAGGTGCTTCCATGGCCACTTCTTTTGCTTCGGTCACTGGCATAAGTTTATTG AAAGGACTGGCAAGTGCATTAGACACATACTGTGGTCAATCTTATGGAGCAAAGCAATACCACATGCTTGGTATACACCTGCAGAGAGCCATGATAGTTCTTCTACTTGCCAGCGTTCCACTTGCAGTTGTATGGGCCAATGCCGGGGCCATTCTAGTGTTCTTGAAGCAGGATCCAGAAATATCAGCTGAGGCTGGGCGTTACGCTCGTTACATGATTCCCACCATTTTTGGTTTTGCAATCCAGGAATGTCATGTCAGATTCTTGCAATCCCAAAACAATGTGATTCCAATGATGGTTTGCGCAGGAATTACGACCTTTCTTCACATCTTTACATGTTGGATTCTTGTCTTTAAATCCGGACTTGGAAATAAAGGTGCTGCGTTGGCAAATGCTATCTCCTACTGGGCTAACGCACTCTTACTTATTCTTTATGTGAGGATATCTCCCTCTTGTAAGAAGACTTGGACTGGTTTATCAAAGGAGGCCCTGCATGGAATTCCCAATTTCCTTAAACTAGCAATTCCTTCAGCTATAATGgtcag CTTGGAGATTTGGTCATTTGAGATGATGGTTCTGTTATCTGGTCTTCTTCCAAATCCTAAACTTGAAACATCTGTCCTTTCCATCAG CCTTAACACATGTGCTTTGACTTATATGATACCCCTTGGTCTTAGTGCTGCTATAAG TACAAGAGTCTCAAATGAACTGGGTGCTGGGAAACCACAAGCGGCTCGTCTAGCAGTATGTGTTGCGACATTCTTGGTCGGTACTGAAGGCATTTCGGTGGCCTCCTTAATGATCTTTGGTCGTAATGTATGGGGCTCCTCTTATACAACAGAAAAAATAGTAGTGAACTATGTGGGAGAAATGTTGGTTTTTGTTGCAGTATCTCACTTTTTTGACGGAATTCAATCTGTGTTTTCAG GCACTGCTAGAGGATGTGGATGGCAGAAGATTGGAGCGGTAATTAATCTGGGTGCATACTATCTTCTAGGCATTCCTTGTTCTGTAATCCTTGCTTTTGTCTATCATTTTGGTGGGAAG GGACTGTGGACAGGCATTATAGTAGCTCTGTTTTTCCAAGCATTAGCGCTTTTTGTAGTAACTCTTCGCACCAACTGGGAGAAAGAA TCAAAGAAAGCTAATGACAGAGTCTACCGTGCAGTCATACTTGATAATTCATCAACATAA